A window of Rufibacter sp. LB8 contains these coding sequences:
- a CDS encoding MG2 domain-containing protein — protein MFTAVFLVAFMPNVRQGNPVLEKILAKLSFWEKNFPQEKVYLHLDKPYYAAGDDIWFKAYLVNGPDNTPSQVSNVLYVELLNPQDSVYRRLVVDVQNGLGHGDFALEDTIPEGQYRLRAYTSWMQNFDENYFFHQDIQIWNPRVQDVAVASEFEFKKQPKGDSVLAQLSLKTLQEAPLPQTLLTYVIKTGRKTTSRRKTTTDQNGQVVIPFLASFSEMSPKTQILVTVPQKGKVAAQLTIPVPINQDKLDLAFLPEGGQMVADMWSVLGVKAVDFYGLGKNVQGEIYDQTGAKVTDFTTTRLGIGRLGFVPKKGRQYQARVKNATGAEVSYPLPAVQDRGVVMAVDNSKEEAMKVKLYLVGFRDGSTRPKAVTIIGQNAGRVYFTGHVANAKDLVLVDVPKSNFPTGVAQLTAFSNTGEPLAERLVFINRQQHLQLSLTPDKASYKPRQKVTMQVQTRDAQGNPVAGNFSVAVTDAQKVEQEQHSASILTHLLLTSDLRGNIEQPGYYFSAPTPEVTLALDNLMLTQGWRRFVWRDLWQDKFPVLSAPVERGMAITGTALRFNKKPEPFAQLSVFGVGPENFFRIDSADAQGRFAVPVAKLSDSTQVIVQARTKKGGSGLLVDLDKGLPLAPVTLQAPVLLPDALRTQQVQKFLKTNQEQFRLDQLTGKSILLNSVLIKGQKEKDQRRSGIHTYSDATVDPTVLNQDLNFFSAVSGRQRIRLTYDEWGSAQLQLSFGGNLLTPTLLINGMQVDPFTLQQIPVPAIEKIEILHPESAALVYGPKGTNGIVAVTLKPGGKGFASDTKFKGVAVYKGPRMHVAREFYSPNYEQPQKEEIADLRTTIFWSPSVQTDVEGKAEFSFYTADARTNYHVLLQGMTATGQLGLGTARQQVQ, from the coding sequence GTGTTTACTGCTGTTTTTCTGGTAGCGTTCATGCCCAACGTGCGGCAGGGAAACCCGGTGCTGGAGAAAATTCTGGCCAAGCTCAGTTTCTGGGAGAAGAATTTTCCGCAGGAAAAAGTGTACCTGCACCTGGACAAACCCTATTACGCCGCCGGCGATGATATTTGGTTCAAGGCGTACCTGGTCAACGGCCCCGACAACACGCCCAGCCAAGTGAGCAACGTGCTCTACGTGGAATTGCTCAATCCGCAGGATTCTGTGTACCGCCGCTTGGTGGTTGATGTGCAAAACGGCCTGGGCCACGGCGATTTCGCGCTGGAAGACACTATTCCGGAGGGCCAGTACCGCCTGCGCGCCTACACCAGCTGGATGCAGAACTTTGACGAAAACTACTTCTTCCACCAAGATATCCAGATCTGGAACCCGCGCGTGCAAGACGTGGCCGTGGCCTCTGAGTTCGAGTTTAAAAAGCAACCCAAAGGAGATTCTGTGCTGGCCCAGCTGTCGCTCAAAACGCTGCAAGAGGCCCCGCTGCCCCAGACTCTCCTTACTTACGTAATCAAAACCGGCCGTAAAACGACCAGTCGCCGCAAGACCACTACTGACCAGAACGGGCAGGTGGTAATTCCGTTTTTGGCTTCGTTTTCAGAAATGAGCCCCAAAACGCAAATCTTGGTCACGGTGCCGCAGAAAGGGAAAGTCGCTGCCCAACTCACCATTCCGGTGCCCATTAACCAAGACAAACTGGACCTGGCTTTCCTACCTGAGGGCGGACAGATGGTAGCCGATATGTGGAGTGTTCTGGGCGTAAAGGCGGTAGATTTCTACGGCTTGGGCAAGAATGTGCAAGGCGAAATTTATGACCAAACGGGCGCAAAAGTAACAGACTTCACCACCACCAGGTTGGGCATAGGCCGTTTGGGGTTTGTGCCCAAGAAAGGCAGGCAGTACCAGGCCAGGGTGAAAAATGCGACGGGCGCAGAGGTGTCTTACCCTTTGCCGGCGGTGCAGGACCGCGGCGTGGTCATGGCCGTAGACAACAGCAAAGAAGAGGCGATGAAAGTGAAACTGTATCTGGTGGGCTTCCGAGACGGCAGCACTAGGCCGAAGGCTGTGACCATCATTGGGCAGAACGCGGGGAGGGTGTATTTCACGGGCCACGTGGCCAACGCCAAAGATCTGGTACTGGTAGATGTGCCCAAAAGTAATTTCCCTACGGGCGTGGCGCAACTCACGGCTTTCTCAAACACCGGGGAACCCCTGGCCGAACGCCTGGTTTTTATCAACCGCCAGCAGCACCTGCAACTTTCGCTTACCCCAGACAAAGCCAGCTACAAACCCCGCCAGAAGGTGACCATGCAGGTGCAGACCCGTGACGCCCAGGGCAACCCGGTGGCGGGGAATTTCTCAGTAGCGGTCACAGATGCCCAGAAAGTGGAGCAAGAGCAACATTCGGCGTCTATTTTGACCCATTTATTGCTGACCTCAGACTTGCGCGGAAACATTGAACAGCCGGGTTATTATTTTTCGGCGCCAACGCCAGAAGTAACTTTGGCGCTGGATAACCTCATGCTCACGCAGGGCTGGCGGCGGTTTGTCTGGCGAGACCTGTGGCAAGACAAGTTTCCGGTGCTGAGTGCGCCTGTGGAGAGAGGCATGGCCATTACTGGCACCGCGCTGAGGTTTAACAAAAAGCCCGAGCCCTTCGCGCAGTTGTCTGTGTTTGGGGTGGGTCCTGAGAACTTTTTCCGGATAGATTCAGCAGACGCGCAGGGTAGGTTTGCGGTGCCGGTCGCCAAGCTCTCAGACAGCACCCAGGTGATTGTGCAGGCGCGCACCAAAAAAGGCGGCAGCGGCTTGCTGGTAGATTTAGACAAAGGCCTGCCCCTGGCCCCTGTGACCTTGCAGGCGCCCGTTCTCTTGCCAGATGCGCTCAGAACGCAACAAGTACAGAAATTTCTGAAGACTAACCAGGAACAGTTCAGGCTAGACCAACTCACAGGCAAAAGTATCTTGCTTAATTCGGTGCTCATCAAGGGCCAGAAAGAGAAAGACCAGCGCCGAAGCGGCATCCACACGTATTCAGATGCCACCGTTGACCCTACCGTGCTCAACCAGGACCTCAACTTTTTCTCAGCGGTCTCTGGCCGGCAGCGCATACGGTTAACGTATGATGAATGGGGAAGCGCCCAGCTGCAACTAAGCTTTGGCGGCAATTTGCTCACGCCCACCCTTTTGATCAATGGCATGCAAGTAGACCCTTTCACACTGCAACAAATTCCTGTGCCGGCCATTGAGAAAATAGAAATTTTACACCCTGAGTCGGCGGCGCTGGTGTACGGCCCCAAAGGCACCAATGGCATAGTGGCCGTAACCTTGAAACCCGGGGGCAAGGGTTTTGCTTCGGATACAAAATTTAAAGGCGTGGCCGTCTACAAAGGTCCGCGCATGCACGTGGCCCGTGAGTTTTACAGCCCCAACTATGAACAACCCCAGAAAGAGGAAATCGCAGACCTGAGAACCACCATTTTCTGGAGCCCCAGCGTGCAGACAGACGTAGAAGGCAAAGCTGAATTCTCTTTTTATACAGCCGATGCCCGTACAAATTACCACGTATTGCTGCAGGGCATGACTGCCACCGGGCAGCTGGGCCTGGGCACCGCCCGCCAGCAAGTGCAGTAA
- the prfA gene encoding peptide chain release factor 1, with product MLDKLEAIKQRFEEVNEQLIQPDVASDLKRYKSLNKEFKDLEKIVVEYERYKLLLSNIEHTKEVISTEKDEDFREMAKEELDELLPQRNEMEERIKEMLIPTDPDDSKDIIMEIRAGAGGDEASLFAGDLYRMYSRFAEKQGWKMEVIDVMEGTAGGYKEVIVGIKGEDVYGKLKFESGVHRVQRVPATETQGRIHTSVASVVVLPEVEELDIDLNMNDIRKDLFCSSGPGGQSVNTTYSAVRLTHIPTGLVAQCQDQKSQMKNFDKALAVLRSRIYEQELAKKNEIEGAQRKSMVGGGDRSDKIRTYNYPQGRVSDHRIGLTVYNLPTVMDGGIDEFVEQLRIAENAERLKEGASA from the coding sequence ATGTTAGATAAACTGGAAGCGATCAAGCAGCGGTTTGAAGAGGTGAACGAGCAACTCATCCAGCCAGACGTGGCCAGCGACCTCAAAAGATATAAATCCCTGAACAAAGAGTTCAAGGACCTGGAGAAGATCGTGGTGGAGTACGAGCGCTATAAACTATTGCTCAGCAACATAGAGCACACCAAAGAAGTTATTTCCACGGAGAAAGACGAAGACTTCCGGGAGATGGCCAAAGAAGAACTGGACGAACTCCTGCCGCAGCGCAACGAGATGGAGGAACGCATCAAAGAGATGTTGATCCCCACTGACCCAGATGACAGCAAAGACATTATCATGGAGATTCGCGCCGGCGCGGGCGGTGATGAAGCCTCTCTCTTTGCCGGTGATTTGTACCGCATGTACAGTCGTTTTGCGGAGAAGCAGGGCTGGAAAATGGAGGTCATTGACGTGATGGAAGGCACCGCCGGCGGCTACAAAGAAGTGATTGTGGGCATTAAGGGCGAAGACGTGTACGGCAAGCTCAAGTTTGAGTCAGGCGTACACCGCGTACAGCGCGTTCCCGCCACCGAGACCCAGGGCCGTATCCATACGTCGGTAGCGTCAGTGGTGGTACTCCCAGAAGTAGAGGAACTGGACATTGACCTGAACATGAATGACATTAGAAAGGATTTGTTCTGTTCCTCTGGCCCGGGCGGTCAGAGTGTGAACACCACGTATTCGGCGGTTCGCTTGACCCACATACCTACAGGCTTGGTAGCGCAGTGCCAGGACCAGAAATCGCAAATGAAGAACTTTGACAAAGCCCTGGCCGTGTTGCGTTCCCGTATCTACGAGCAGGAATTGGCCAAGAAAAACGAGATTGAAGGCGCGCAGCGCAAAAGCATGGTAGGCGGCGGCGACCGTTCAGATAAGATCAGAACCTACAACTACCCGCAAGGTCGCGTGAGCGATCACCGCATTGGTCTAACCGTCTATAATTTACCCACCGTGATGGACGGCGGTATTGACGAATTTGTGGAGCAACTCAGAATAGCCGAGAACGCCGAACGCCTGAAAGAAGGCGCCTCCGCGTAA
- a CDS encoding type II toxin-antitoxin system RelE/ParE family toxin — translation MNYQVFWTEEALANVESIIQYISSTWMEREVLNFKRKLSEQINIISRFPNVFPASTFAPRLRKAVLTKQTTIFYEVKEQAIYIVYLFDSRQNPQNIR, via the coding sequence ATGAATTACCAGGTTTTTTGGACCGAGGAAGCCCTTGCAAACGTGGAAAGCATCATCCAGTATATCTCCTCCACTTGGATGGAAAGGGAAGTTCTCAATTTCAAGCGAAAGCTTTCTGAGCAGATTAACATCATCAGCAGATTCCCAAACGTTTTCCCGGCCTCTACCTTTGCGCCTCGTCTCCGGAAAGCCGTTCTCACTAAGCAGACCACCATATTCTACGAAGTGAAAGAACAGGCTATCTACATTGTATATCTCTTTGACAGCCGCCAAAATCCGCAAAACATAAGATAA
- a CDS encoding secondary thiamine-phosphate synthase enzyme YjbQ codes for MKWFQKSIRLPAVKRGFHLITDLVEAQLPELEEIKIGVAHIFIQHTSASLSVNENADPTVRHDFEQHFNRAVPENAPYYRHTLEGPDDMPAHIKASLLGASVTLPITKGRFNLGTWQGLYLCEHRDHGGKRTLLITLQGQ; via the coding sequence ATGAAGTGGTTTCAGAAGTCCATCAGGTTACCCGCCGTGAAACGGGGTTTTCACTTAATCACAGATTTGGTGGAAGCACAGTTGCCGGAACTGGAAGAGATAAAGATAGGCGTGGCGCATATTTTCATTCAGCACACCTCGGCCAGCCTGAGCGTGAACGAGAACGCTGATCCCACCGTGCGGCATGACTTTGAGCAGCATTTCAACCGCGCCGTGCCCGAGAACGCGCCTTATTACCGCCACACCCTGGAAGGCCCCGATGACATGCCCGCCCACATCAAGGCATCTTTGCTAGGCGCATCTGTCACCCTGCCCATCACCAAAGGCCGGTTTAACTTGGGCACCTGGCAGGGCCTCTACCTCTGCGAACACCGCGACCATGGGGGCAAGCGTACGCTGCTGATCACACTTCAAGGCCAGTAA
- the gpmI gene encoding 2,3-bisphosphoglycerate-independent phosphoglycerate mutase — protein sequence MSKKVLLMILDGWGLGTDPSVSAIEHAQTPFIDSLFQRFPHARLEASGEAVGLPEGQMGNSEVGHMNLGAGRVVYQDLVRINVAIREKTLGLTSALVDAFQFARENGKPVHFMGLVSDGGVHSHIEHLKALCSLAHEQGLENVFVHAFTDGRDTDPKGGLDYLTDLQNHLDTSTGKIASIIGRYYAMDRDNRWERVKLAYDLLVKGQGRNSINWREALQESYDEGVTDEFIQPIVCLNQDGAPLAHIKEGDVVICFNYRTDRGREITQALTQREFPEHDMFPLSLRYYTLTNYDDTFVGVQPIFDKDNLANTLGEVLESFGKTQIRIAETEKYPHVTFFFSGGRENPFEGEKRIMCASPKVATYDLQPEMSAFEIRDAIVPEITAESADFICLNFANPDMVGHTGVFEAAIKAVETVDQCAQAVVTAALEHGYASIVIADHGNADVMRNPDGTPNTAHTTNLVPIILADATYKGEIMDGKLGDIAPTVLALLGLQAPADMTGTSLLIPTEGQLV from the coding sequence ATGAGCAAGAAGGTACTTCTAATGATTTTAGACGGATGGGGCCTGGGCACCGACCCGTCTGTTTCTGCCATTGAGCACGCCCAGACGCCGTTCATAGATTCTCTGTTCCAGCGGTTCCCGCACGCACGGCTGGAGGCGTCTGGCGAGGCCGTGGGCCTGCCCGAAGGCCAGATGGGCAACTCTGAGGTGGGCCACATGAACCTGGGCGCCGGCCGCGTGGTGTACCAGGACCTGGTGCGAATCAATGTTGCCATAAGAGAGAAAACCCTGGGCCTCACGTCGGCGCTGGTAGATGCGTTCCAGTTCGCCCGGGAAAACGGCAAGCCGGTGCACTTCATGGGTTTGGTCTCTGACGGCGGCGTACACTCTCACATTGAACATTTAAAAGCGCTTTGCTCTTTGGCCCATGAACAAGGCTTGGAGAACGTGTTTGTGCATGCCTTCACAGACGGCCGCGACACAGACCCCAAAGGCGGCCTGGACTACCTCACAGATTTACAGAACCACTTAGATACTTCTACCGGAAAAATCGCCTCCATCATTGGCCGCTACTACGCCATGGACCGCGACAACCGCTGGGAACGCGTGAAACTGGCCTATGACTTGCTGGTGAAAGGCCAAGGCCGAAATTCTATAAACTGGCGCGAAGCTCTGCAGGAGTCCTATGACGAAGGCGTGACCGATGAATTCATTCAGCCCATTGTCTGCCTGAACCAAGACGGCGCGCCGCTAGCCCATATCAAGGAAGGTGATGTGGTCATCTGTTTCAATTACCGCACAGACCGCGGCCGCGAAATCACCCAAGCCCTCACCCAACGCGAATTCCCGGAGCACGACATGTTCCCGCTGAGCCTGCGCTACTACACGCTCACCAATTATGATGACACGTTTGTGGGCGTGCAACCTATTTTTGATAAAGATAACCTGGCCAATACGCTGGGCGAAGTCCTGGAAAGCTTCGGCAAGACCCAAATCAGAATAGCCGAAACCGAGAAATACCCGCACGTGACCTTCTTCTTTTCGGGGGGGCGTGAAAATCCGTTTGAGGGCGAGAAACGCATTATGTGTGCTTCGCCGAAGGTGGCTACCTATGACTTGCAGCCTGAGATGAGCGCCTTTGAGATCAGAGACGCCATTGTGCCGGAGATTACTGCCGAAAGCGCTGATTTCATCTGCCTGAACTTCGCGAATCCCGACATGGTGGGACACACCGGCGTGTTTGAGGCCGCCATCAAAGCCGTGGAAACCGTGGACCAATGCGCCCAGGCCGTGGTGACCGCGGCCCTGGAGCACGGCTACGCCAGCATTGTGATCGCAGACCACGGCAACGCAGACGTGATGCGCAACCCAGACGGCACGCCCAACACCGCCCACACCACCAACCTGGTGCCCATCATTCTGGCAGACGCCACCTACAAAGGCGAAATCATGGATGGCAAACTGGGAGACATTGCGCCTACGGTATTGGCATTACTCGGCTTGCAGGCCCCGGCAGACATGACTGGTACGTCTTTGCTGATTCCCACGGAAGGACAACTGGTTTAA
- a CDS encoding DUF4783 domain-containing protein yields the protein MKNIKRLVAMTVVLLGMWMGAGAVAAQSDVMGGIQSALKSGSSKDLARYFNSRVEVSIDGDNASYSQSQAEMVLRNFFSKNPSAGFSFDHEGGSENGQRYAIGKYNHKGGRYSVVVKIKKYGDAYRIDTIEFK from the coding sequence ATGAAAAACATAAAGAGATTGGTAGCGATGACGGTGGTGCTGTTGGGCATGTGGATGGGAGCCGGTGCGGTAGCTGCACAATCTGATGTGATGGGCGGCATACAGTCGGCGCTCAAGTCTGGATCTTCCAAAGACCTGGCCCGCTATTTCAACAGCCGCGTAGAGGTTAGTATTGACGGCGACAATGCCAGCTACAGCCAAAGCCAGGCCGAAATGGTCTTACGCAACTTCTTCAGCAAGAACCCGTCCGCCGGTTTCAGCTTTGACCATGAAGGCGGCTCAGAGAACGGACAACGCTACGCCATCGGTAAATACAACCACAAAGGCGGCCGCTACAGCGTGGTGGTGAAGATTAAGAAATACGGCGACGCCTACCGCATTGACACCATTGAATTCAAGTAA
- the nadC gene encoding carboxylating nicotinate-nucleotide diphosphorylase, translated as MKAPYLTPEAIKAFIRQALQEDVADGDHSSLAAIPATATNQAKLLVKDQGILAGVELAWKIFHEVDPTLRMEVLLQDGAEIRHGDVAFTVHGKAQSILTAERLVLNCMQRMSGIATYTKSIAQLIEGTGAKLLDTRKTTPNFRLMEKWAVLIGGGTNHRFGLYDMIMLKDNHVDYAGGIKQAIDATHAYLKNLGKPLKIEVETRNLDEVRQVLAIGGIDRIMLDNFNIELLREAVQLIDNKFETEASGGITEQTIREVAETGVNFISVGALTHSNRSLDLSLKAY; from the coding sequence GTGAAAGCTCCGTACCTTACCCCAGAAGCAATCAAAGCGTTTATCCGGCAGGCCCTGCAGGAAGACGTTGCCGACGGCGACCATTCAAGTTTGGCAGCCATTCCCGCAACTGCCACCAACCAAGCCAAGCTCCTGGTGAAAGACCAGGGCATTCTGGCAGGGGTTGAACTGGCCTGGAAAATCTTTCATGAAGTAGACCCCACGCTGCGTATGGAAGTGCTGTTGCAAGACGGCGCTGAAATCAGGCACGGCGATGTGGCATTCACGGTGCACGGAAAGGCGCAGTCCATCTTAACGGCTGAGCGGCTGGTCTTGAACTGCATGCAGCGCATGAGCGGCATTGCCACCTACACCAAGAGCATCGCGCAGCTGATTGAAGGCACCGGCGCTAAACTACTGGACACCCGCAAAACCACGCCCAACTTCCGGTTAATGGAGAAATGGGCGGTTTTGATTGGCGGCGGCACCAACCACCGGTTCGGGCTGTATGACATGATTATGCTCAAAGACAACCACGTGGACTACGCCGGCGGCATTAAACAAGCCATTGACGCCACGCACGCGTATCTGAAAAACTTGGGCAAACCACTCAAGATTGAAGTAGAAACCAGAAACTTAGACGAAGTACGGCAAGTGCTGGCCATTGGCGGCATTGACCGCATCATGCTGGACAACTTTAACATAGAACTGCTCCGCGAAGCCGTGCAATTGATTGACAATAAGTTTGAAACCGAAGCCAGCGGCGGCATTACCGAGCAAACCATCAGAGAAGTAGCCGAGACGGGTGTGAACTTCATCTCCGTAGGCGCTTTAACGCATTCTAACCGCAGTTTAGATTTGAGCCTAAAAGCTTATTAG
- a CDS encoding YcxB family protein has product MMQPNQRGGQRVQQQQASNPLAIKTKKNQLDKNAYAKLALLQVWKKEWWRALIPLVVLSLPVVFDFSWWWIAGAVVVTILYALVRSAQVMGVTQMEQSSVLFERVMFEIDQRQILMKRNDREGMALQWDMIERVTQSKDSYFFYLKGPSADQLPTGFKGWLAKTFNVPIFLQLPFRIFNSPNDIKLMESLLRRKNFIAA; this is encoded by the coding sequence ATGATGCAACCAAACCAACGAGGAGGACAACGGGTACAGCAGCAACAGGCATCAAATCCGTTGGCCATCAAGACCAAGAAGAATCAGTTAGACAAGAACGCGTACGCGAAGTTGGCTCTGCTGCAAGTGTGGAAGAAAGAATGGTGGCGGGCTTTGATTCCGTTGGTGGTCTTGTCATTGCCGGTGGTGTTTGACTTCTCCTGGTGGTGGATTGCCGGTGCGGTGGTAGTGACTATCTTGTACGCCTTGGTGCGGTCTGCGCAGGTGATGGGCGTTACCCAGATGGAGCAGAGCAGCGTGCTGTTTGAGCGCGTGATGTTTGAGATTGACCAACGCCAGATTTTGATGAAACGCAATGACCGCGAAGGCATGGCCCTGCAGTGGGACATGATTGAGCGCGTGACCCAGAGCAAGGATTCGTACTTCTTTTACCTGAAAGGCCCCAGCGCAGACCAATTGCCCACCGGTTTCAAAGGCTGGCTGGCCAAGACGTTCAACGTGCCTATTTTCCTGCAGCTGCCGTTCAGAATTTTCAACAGCCCCAATGACATCAAGTTGATGGAATCCCTGTTGCGCCGTAAAAACTTTATTGCCGCCTAA
- a CDS encoding heavy metal-binding domain-containing protein: protein MKKILSISLSVMMALALGSCAQDTKTVQQEGQPATAEATADSTATSTKQMAYVCPMECANSASMNPGKCPVCGMDLVKNPDYVAPDSTLQN from the coding sequence ATGAAAAAAATCCTTTCTATCTCTCTGTCGGTGATGATGGCGTTGGCGCTGGGTTCCTGTGCCCAAGACACCAAAACTGTTCAGCAAGAAGGCCAACCGGCCACAGCTGAGGCTACCGCAGATTCCACGGCTACCAGCACCAAGCAAATGGCGTATGTCTGCCCCATGGAGTGCGCCAACAGTGCCAGCATGAACCCCGGCAAGTGCCCGGTGTGCGGCATGGACCTGGTGAAAAACCCAGATTACGTGGCGCCAGACAGCACGCTGCAAAACTAG
- a CDS encoding cyclopropane-fatty-acyl-phospholipid synthase family protein, which produces MAQPPDWFSTWFDSPYYHILYKNRDAQEAQRFMDALVTYLQPKPTYKLMDLACGKGRHAIYLNQKGFDVTGIDLSAKSIAFAKQFENERLHFFEHDMRNVFRPGGFDLILNLFTSFGYFAADCENVVALQSTAASLRPGGELVIDFMNSRRVIDRLVARETKTEGGIDFHITRRVELGFILKTIKFQDQGQDYAFVERVRALQYDEFMEYFLMAKLRVRNVFGDYALGPFDPEKSERMIFVLKK; this is translated from the coding sequence ATGGCACAGCCCCCAGATTGGTTTAGCACTTGGTTTGACTCACCGTATTACCACATTCTGTACAAGAACCGTGACGCCCAGGAGGCCCAGCGGTTCATGGATGCCTTGGTGACCTACCTCCAGCCCAAGCCCACCTACAAGCTGATGGATCTGGCCTGCGGAAAGGGCCGCCATGCCATTTACCTCAACCAGAAAGGCTTTGACGTGACCGGCATTGACCTTTCCGCCAAAAGTATTGCCTTTGCCAAGCAGTTTGAGAACGAGCGGTTGCATTTCTTTGAGCATGACATGCGCAACGTGTTTAGGCCCGGCGGGTTTGACCTGATTCTGAACTTGTTCACCAGCTTCGGGTATTTTGCGGCAGACTGTGAGAACGTGGTGGCCTTGCAGTCCACGGCGGCCTCGCTCCGGCCCGGCGGCGAGTTGGTCATTGACTTCATGAACTCGCGGCGGGTGATTGACCGGCTGGTGGCCCGTGAAACTAAGACCGAGGGCGGCATAGATTTCCATATCACCCGGCGGGTGGAGCTCGGGTTCATCCTCAAGACCATCAAATTCCAGGACCAGGGGCAGGACTATGCCTTTGTGGAACGGGTACGCGCCCTGCAGTATGATGAATTTATGGAGTATTTCCTGATGGCGAAGCTGCGGGTCAGAAACGTGTTCGGGGATTATGCCCTGGGCCCTTTTGACCCAGAAAAGAGTGAACGCATGATTTTCGTGCTGAAAAAATAA
- a CDS encoding ZIP family metal transporter, producing MFLAVSLLFFTVLLSGWLVKFLPQNNQLWLKLLLAFSGAYLFSLTILHILPDVLLSTQDPHRVGFYILAGFFLQLVLEVFSHGVEHGHIHAHGNHQGHAHKQSHSHAVPVLLLVSLIIHSLLEGSVLIPSRMAAQQAHEHLHAHTHVGDNFYHILAGIALHHIPAAIALMSVLVARLHSFKKAFFYLLLFAAAAPAGLLFSNYVALERLLSSEAYTILSGLLVGNFLHISTTILFETSPEHRFNRGKLIATILGASVAIGAGML from the coding sequence ATGTTTTTAGCGGTTTCCCTTCTTTTCTTCACGGTGTTGTTGTCTGGTTGGCTGGTGAAATTCCTGCCGCAGAACAACCAACTTTGGCTGAAATTGCTTTTGGCGTTCAGCGGTGCCTATCTTTTCTCGCTCACCATTCTGCATATTCTGCCAGACGTGCTGCTCAGCACGCAAGACCCGCACCGCGTGGGGTTCTACATTCTGGCCGGTTTTTTCCTGCAACTAGTGCTGGAGGTTTTCTCGCACGGCGTGGAGCACGGCCACATTCATGCGCATGGCAACCACCAAGGGCACGCCCACAAGCAGTCCCATTCGCACGCGGTGCCCGTGCTGTTGCTGGTGTCGTTGATCATCCATTCTCTGTTAGAGGGAAGTGTGTTAATCCCCAGCCGAATGGCGGCCCAGCAGGCCCATGAACACCTGCACGCGCACACCCACGTCGGCGACAATTTCTACCACATTCTGGCGGGCATTGCGCTGCACCACATTCCGGCGGCTATTGCCTTAATGTCTGTGTTGGTGGCGCGGTTGCACAGCTTTAAGAAGGCCTTTTTCTATCTGTTGCTGTTTGCGGCGGCTGCTCCGGCGGGTCTGTTGTTCAGTAATTACGTGGCCTTGGAGCGGTTACTCTCTAGTGAAGCCTATACCATTCTGAGCGGGTTGCTGGTGGGTAATTTTCTGCACATCTCCACCACCATTCTTTTTGAAACCAGCCCAGAGCACCGGTTTAACCGCGGCAAGCTGATTGCCACTATTCTGGGTGCGTCCGTGGCTATTGGGGCGGGTATGCTGTAA
- a CDS encoding DUF2939 domain-containing protein: protein MNKKVIWLVVLVLLGAGGYWLCKRYGQGPEYSLYQIKRAVDNQDMAALEKYIDVERTSANLLDQTLQAGMADLPEQERAMAAIFLGMAMASQKEKMLSALREQIEHYVAKSNAGQTPPSGMSAQEWEQIQAVLPLQKLLEESQLAQSKLEGISYVNKQDTLAVVGLELSIPAQSKPVVVDVQMRDRGGYWQVIGLPNAGEVLKQLGLIELWQKHQNFPKLQLRM, encoded by the coding sequence ATGAACAAGAAAGTGATTTGGCTGGTGGTGCTGGTGCTCTTGGGCGCGGGCGGTTATTGGCTGTGCAAACGCTATGGGCAGGGGCCTGAATATTCCTTGTACCAAATCAAGCGGGCCGTAGACAACCAAGACATGGCCGCGCTGGAGAAATATATTGACGTGGAACGGACTTCGGCGAATCTGCTGGACCAGACCCTGCAGGCGGGCATGGCCGACCTCCCCGAGCAGGAACGGGCCATGGCGGCTATCTTTCTGGGCATGGCCATGGCGTCACAGAAAGAGAAAATGCTCAGCGCCCTGCGCGAACAGATAGAACACTACGTAGCCAAAAGCAACGCCGGTCAGACACCGCCCAGCGGCATGAGCGCCCAAGAATGGGAACAGATACAGGCGGTGTTGCCGCTGCAGAAACTACTAGAAGAAAGTCAGTTGGCCCAAAGCAAGCTGGAAGGCATTTCCTATGTGAACAAGCAAGACACGCTGGCGGTGGTGGGCCTGGAACTTAGCATTCCGGCGCAGTCCAAACCCGTGGTGGTAGATGTGCAGATGCGTGACCGCGGCGGCTACTGGCAAGTAATAGGTTTGCCTAACGCTGGCGAGGTTCTGAAGCAATTGGGCTTGATTGAACTGTGGCAGAAGCACCAGAATTTCCCCAAACTGCAACTCAGAATGTAA